The Salinibaculum sp. SYNS191 genome has a window encoding:
- a CDS encoding metal-dependent hydrolase, protein MDLLTHLFLPVTVAYVLRPDLFRSPWYLTAGVVAIFPDVDKLLGVQGALHSVVTLGVIAFVFVALERHFRNEMVYAGLLSALLFSHLLLDFLDGGPVTVFYPFIETGVGLQYPTQLALDETLGVPSITQPVPELRVGTPSRSRSTYPLVTGYGVLSALTFGVIYLTQTLRSHRS, encoded by the coding sequence ATGGATCTGCTCACGCATCTGTTCTTGCCCGTGACCGTTGCCTACGTTCTCCGCCCAGATCTCTTTCGGTCACCGTGGTATCTCACAGCCGGCGTCGTTGCCATCTTCCCCGACGTAGATAAGCTCCTGGGGGTGCAGGGTGCGCTTCACTCTGTCGTGACCCTTGGCGTCATTGCGTTCGTCTTCGTCGCTCTCGAACGCCACTTCAGAAATGAGATGGTGTATGCAGGATTGCTCTCCGCCTTGCTTTTCAGTCACCTCTTGCTCGACTTTCTCGATGGCGGGCCGGTGACGGTGTTCTATCCCTTCATCGAGACGGGCGTTGGCCTGCAGTACCCGACACAACTCGCCCTCGATGAGACACTCGGTGTCCCCAGTATCACCCAGCCAGTCCCGGAGCTTCGGGTTGGCACGCCCAGTCGCAGCCGCTCGACCTATCCGTTGGTCACGGGCTATGGAGTCCTCTCGGCGCTCACCTTCGGTGTGATCTATCTCACGCAAACGCTTCGATCGCATCGGTCGTGA
- a CDS encoding glycosyltransferase family 2 protein, with amino-acid sequence MVSSQQGQAVTSTGESRVIGTPESYLVGQDSDVEPVLSVVIPTMNEEEGIGTCLDWVTEAVEELRVPTEIIVADSSTDRTPEIAEEQGAIVVEPDDTGYGYAYRYAFEQARGEYLVMGDADTTYDFSEIPRLLEHLKETNADMVMGSRLEGEIKPGAMPPLHQYIGNPLLTRFLNIFYDAGVSDAHSGFRVFTADALEAMNLKTDGMEFASEMIMEAGASDLDIEEVPITYHERKGEETLNSFRDGWRHVRFMLVNAPGYIFSIPGAGFSMLGLVVMLFALTNMPIQGVLLGANSMIVGSLLVMVGYQAVSLGVFSTVAGDPIQKPSAGVSAWIGENLTLERGATAGLLLFGLGAGYGSWLFGTWLQSGSVTTAFTVQAIAAFTGIVLGMQTIFSAFFLSMVE; translated from the coding sequence ATGGTATCTTCCCAGCAGGGGCAAGCAGTCACTTCCACTGGCGAGTCTCGTGTCATCGGGACGCCGGAGTCGTATCTCGTGGGGCAGGACTCCGATGTCGAACCAGTGTTGAGTGTTGTGATACCCACAATGAACGAGGAGGAGGGCATTGGGACGTGTCTGGACTGGGTCACGGAGGCCGTCGAAGAACTCCGGGTGCCGACCGAGATTATCGTCGCCGACAGCTCCACGGACCGCACCCCGGAGATTGCCGAAGAGCAGGGGGCAATCGTCGTCGAGCCTGATGACACTGGCTACGGCTATGCCTATCGCTATGCGTTCGAACAGGCACGTGGTGAGTATCTCGTCATGGGCGATGCCGATACGACCTACGACTTCTCGGAGATCCCGCGCCTGCTCGAGCACCTCAAAGAGACCAACGCCGACATGGTGATGGGCAGTCGCCTGGAGGGCGAGATCAAGCCCGGCGCGATGCCCCCGTTGCATCAATACATCGGGAATCCACTGCTGACGCGATTTCTGAATATCTTCTACGATGCCGGCGTCAGTGACGCCCACAGTGGCTTTCGGGTGTTCACGGCCGACGCACTGGAGGCGATGAACCTGAAGACCGACGGGATGGAATTCGCCAGCGAGATGATCATGGAGGCTGGGGCCTCCGACCTGGACATCGAGGAGGTGCCGATTACGTATCACGAGCGAAAAGGCGAAGAGACACTCAATAGTTTCCGCGACGGCTGGCGTCACGTGCGCTTCATGCTCGTCAACGCCCCGGGCTACATCTTCTCCATCCCGGGCGCCGGGTTCTCGATGCTCGGCTTGGTGGTCATGCTGTTCGCGTTGACGAACATGCCGATTCAGGGCGTACTGCTCGGGGCGAACTCCATGATCGTGGGGAGTTTGCTCGTGATGGTCGGGTATCAGGCGGTGAGTCTGGGTGTCTTCTCGACAGTGGCTGGCGACCCGATCCAGAAGCCCTCCGCTGGTGTGTCTGCCTGGATAGGCGAGAATCTCACACTCGAGCGAGGAGCAACGGCCGGCCTGTTGCTCTTCGGACTCGGGGCCGGCTATGGCTCGTGGTTGTTCGGAACCTGGCTGCAGAGCGGCTCTGTGACGACCGCATTTACCGTACAGGCCATTGCAGCCTTCACCGGTATCGTCCTCGGGATGCAGACAATCTTCTCTGCATTTTTCCTGAGTATGGTGGAGTGA
- a CDS encoding CPBP family intramembrane glutamic endopeptidase codes for MATDTPWRQSRSSISPAVIVGLVVALFGSSLLGLLDVSDRLSTTTAGQLIVNALVMWALVAVVLVVVLYWENRSVASIGLTLPSRREAGVGVAAGVAGLLVGLLATGIAVVAFQLDQPETLSTLADLSLPVKLVIVGTAVITEEVLWRGYPIERLTELTGSLWIGAGVSGLVFLAVHYPAWGLVGAIPQAVFTLVIVGVYVKTRNVVACMLTHTVINVAMVLVLPALM; via the coding sequence ATGGCTACCGATACACCGTGGAGGCAGTCTCGGTCGTCGATATCGCCTGCGGTCATCGTGGGATTAGTCGTTGCGCTGTTCGGAAGTTCGCTCCTTGGCCTTCTGGACGTTTCAGACCGCCTCAGCACGACGACAGCTGGCCAGCTGATAGTGAATGCACTCGTGATGTGGGCCTTGGTCGCGGTGGTACTCGTGGTTGTCCTGTATTGGGAGAACCGTTCGGTTGCATCGATTGGACTCACATTGCCGAGTCGGCGCGAAGCAGGTGTCGGGGTGGCTGCGGGCGTTGCAGGCCTCCTCGTTGGGCTTCTGGCAACAGGCATCGCTGTTGTGGCATTTCAGTTGGACCAACCGGAGACACTCTCGACGCTTGCAGACCTCTCTTTGCCCGTGAAACTCGTGATTGTCGGGACGGCCGTCATCACTGAAGAAGTGTTGTGGCGCGGGTATCCGATCGAACGACTGACTGAACTTACGGGCAGTCTCTGGATCGGGGCTGGCGTGAGCGGCCTCGTGTTCCTCGCCGTCCACTACCCCGCGTGGGGTCTCGTCGGTGCAATCCCACAGGCAGTCTTTACACTGGTGATCGTCGGTGTATACGTCAAGACTCGCAACGTCGTTGCCTGCATGCTTACGCATACGGTCATCAACGTCGCCATGGTCCTGGTGTTGCCAGCGCTCATGTGA
- a CDS encoding DUF7282 domain-containing protein produces the protein MATVALAGVGTGTAQASQDSADARIEFSKQTRRLDVDVPSVLIARADLPEGGFIMVHETPDSGGHHASVQGGDDVSTSSNGGDGGHSGCTHEIYGITGYLAPGSYGGVALPLETAPAPGTYELVAMLHRDDGNETFDGCANDGHYSADGSHVKAVADVRFISPTERSR, from the coding sequence GTGGCAACAGTAGCACTTGCAGGCGTTGGGACTGGGACGGCCCAGGCCAGTCAGGATTCGGCCGACGCCCGCATCGAATTCAGCAAACAGACGCGTCGTCTGGACGTCGACGTACCGAGCGTGCTCATCGCTCGCGCGGACCTGCCCGAGGGTGGCTTCATCATGGTACACGAGACGCCGGATTCGGGTGGCCATCACGCGAGTGTCCAAGGCGGTGATGATGTCTCTACCTCGAGTAACGGTGGTGACGGAGGACATTCGGGCTGCACTCACGAGATCTATGGCATCACGGGATACCTCGCCCCTGGCTCCTACGGCGGGGTGGCGCTTCCCCTGGAGACGGCCCCGGCGCCGGGCACGTACGAACTCGTCGCGATGCTCCACAGAGACGACGGTAACGAAACCTTCGATGGCTGTGCAAACGACGGCCACTACAGCGCAGACGGCTCGCACGTCAAGGCTGTTGCTGACGTCCGGTTCATCTCCCCGACCGAGCGGTCGCGGTGA
- a CDS encoding DUF1616 domain-containing protein yields MGTDPDWRALFPPAVRRLPADLAAVLGYVGLTLLVVFLPVINETPLRVAVGLPFVLFVPGYAFIAALFPEAGATASQTEAESSEDTTPATGAESTVSRRERGIDGIERVALSFGLSIAIVPLIGLILNFTPWGIRLVPIMLSLSAFTVVSAAVAATRRWALPADEQFRVPYRRWLAAARAELFDPADRKDAALNVLLVISVLLATASVGYAVTVPKQGESFTELYLLNETDDGELLADDYPTEYTLGESRSLLVGIGNHEHQPTEYTVVVKLQRVDRQQVGNETRVTVLEQQELDRVQTRVAANETWHQPYEVTPQMSGRELRLLFLLYRGEAPTAPTIENAYRENHLFINVTS; encoded by the coding sequence ATGGGAACTGATCCAGACTGGCGCGCGCTGTTCCCGCCGGCAGTCAGGCGGTTGCCCGCCGATCTCGCAGCAGTGCTTGGCTACGTCGGTCTGACCCTGCTTGTCGTGTTTCTCCCCGTCATCAACGAGACGCCGCTGCGAGTCGCCGTGGGCCTCCCCTTTGTCCTCTTCGTCCCTGGCTATGCCTTCATTGCTGCGCTCTTTCCCGAAGCAGGCGCGACTGCGAGCCAGACCGAGGCGGAGTCATCGGAAGATACCACACCAGCCACCGGGGCTGAATCGACCGTCAGCCGTCGAGAGCGTGGGATCGATGGCATCGAACGCGTCGCCCTCTCATTCGGCCTCAGTATTGCAATCGTCCCTCTGATTGGCCTCATCCTGAATTTTACCCCGTGGGGGATTCGTCTGGTCCCGATCATGCTCTCACTCAGCGCGTTCACGGTCGTGAGCGCCGCAGTGGCAGCTACGCGGCGCTGGGCACTCCCTGCAGACGAACAGTTTCGCGTGCCCTACCGGCGATGGCTCGCCGCGGCGAGAGCCGAACTGTTCGACCCTGCCGACCGAAAAGACGCCGCCTTGAACGTCTTGCTCGTCATCAGCGTCTTGCTTGCAACAGCGAGCGTTGGCTATGCCGTGACTGTCCCGAAACAGGGCGAGTCATTTACAGAACTGTATCTACTCAACGAAACCGACGATGGGGAGTTACTCGCCGATGACTACCCCACCGAATACACGCTGGGCGAATCCCGGTCGCTCTTGGTCGGGATTGGAAACCACGAACACCAGCCGACCGAGTATACAGTGGTGGTGAAACTCCAACGCGTTGACCGCCAACAGGTCGGCAACGAGACGCGGGTAACTGTTCTGGAGCAACAGGAGCTGGATCGGGTACAGACACGCGTCGCAGCCAACGAAACGTGGCACCAGCCCTACGAGGTGACGCCACAGATGAGTGGGCGTGAGCTACGGCTTCTCTTCTTGCTCTACCGCGGCGAAGCACCGACCGCGCCCACCATCGAGAATGCCTACCGCGAGAACCATCTCTTCATTAACGTGACTTCGTGA